Proteins encoded by one window of Oligoflexia bacterium:
- a CDS encoding hemolysin III family protein: MIQKPLLRGYLHQEAFFIALGACILLIAKSGNTISFIASLVYSLGLLLLFGISAVYHRKHWVKAPKWFTALFYVSVGWIALPYFSEMHATLGSANMALIVSGGVVYTVGAVFYAFKKPNLIPNVFGYHELFHLFTIIGVVLHFIVVYQLIKT, translated from the coding sequence ATGATACAAAAACCATTATTACGTGGGTACTTACATCAAGAAGCTTTTTTTATTGCCCTTGGTGCATGTATTCTCTTGATTGCAAAATCTGGAAATACAATTTCATTTATTGCTAGTCTTGTATATTCACTTGGTCTGCTTCTTCTATTTGGAATTAGCGCTGTTTATCATCGTAAGCACTGGGTGAAGGCCCCGAAATGGTTCACAGCACTTTTTTATGTGAGCGTTGGTTGGATTGCACTTCCTTACTTTTCAGAAATGCACGCAACCCTCGGGAGTGCGAATATGGCGCTGATTGTATCGGGTGGTGTGGTGTACACCGTAGGTGCGGTGTTTTATGCTTTTAAAAAACCCAATCTTATTCCAAACGTTTTTGGTTATCATGAACTCTTTCACCTCTTTACTATCATCGGTGTCGTACTTCATTTTATTGTCGTGTATCAACTGATCAAGACATGA
- a CDS encoding DUF192 domain-containing protein, with protein sequence MAKVINNRTNKILVDNLETAKHMSGRLVGLLGRTSLPDGHGLLLKRSGNSIHTFFMKFTIDVAFMDSKGTVKHLAHEVKPWRLIIAPLIFQTDCLELPAGTLKKTDTQKGDSLRVEA encoded by the coding sequence ATGGCCAAAGTAATTAACAACAGAACAAATAAAATATTGGTTGATAATTTAGAAACAGCCAAGCACATGAGTGGGCGTCTTGTTGGTCTCTTAGGGCGCACCTCATTACCCGATGGTCATGGTTTACTTTTAAAGCGTAGTGGAAATTCTATTCATACATTTTTTATGAAATTCACCATTGATGTGGCCTTTATGGATTCAAAAGGCACAGTAAAGCATCTTGCGCACGAAGTAAAACCTTGGCGTTTAATTATCGCCCCGTTAATTTTTCAAACCGATTGTTTGGAATTACCCGCAGGAACTCTTAAAAAAACTGACACACAAAAAGGAGACTCACTCCGTGTTGAAGCTTAA
- a CDS encoding DivIVA domain-containing protein yields the protein MKIAPIDIAHKTFSRKLSGLDTEEVSGFLKAVAEEMEVLIRERNQLKEQVRERDIQMIEFKDRDKALKETIMTAHKMTENLRRDAEREASLIINDAQQRADAIVRDSRDSLKKTYQEITEMKRQKIQFEIALKSLLTAHLELLERNNGFIPHIAGPNEAAMGGNTPNMRNGKPIIEA from the coding sequence ATGAAAATTGCTCCAATAGATATCGCACATAAAACATTTTCCAGAAAACTAAGCGGGCTTGATACTGAAGAAGTGTCTGGGTTTTTGAAAGCCGTTGCTGAAGAAATGGAAGTTCTGATTCGCGAGCGAAATCAGCTCAAAGAACAAGTGCGAGAGCGTGACATTCAAATGATTGAATTCAAAGATCGCGACAAAGCGCTCAAAGAAACAATCATGACGGCTCATAAAATGACTGAGAATCTAAGACGCGATGCTGAGCGCGAAGCTTCACTTATTATCAACGATGCGCAACAACGAGCTGATGCGATTGTTCGCGATTCTCGTGATTCATTAAAGAAAACATATCAAGAAATCACTGAGATGAAGCGTCAAAAAATTCAATTTGAAATTGCACTTAAAAGCCTACTTACAGCTCATTTAGAATTGCTTGAACGAAATAATGGTTTTATTCCTCACATCGCGGGCCCAAACGAAGCTGCAATGGGTGGAAACACACCAAATATGCGTAATGGCAAACCGATTATTGAAGCTTAG
- a CDS encoding Maf family protein, which yields MGTKNWRLILASASPQRLKILKDAGFECTTFPSNSSESFNENLTLNENLSAISREKIITILPKLSIRKQKGILILGADTVVVLRKKVFGKPENEADARRMLSALSGKTHEVKTAFSIFCPDQTRGVTRVVTSLVKFRRLSEKEIKCYIESKEPFGKAGSYAIQGKAKEFVKYVDGDFLNVVGLPLAEFKSELRRQRWNVRVRKQNKKSSRKNR from the coding sequence ATGGGAACAAAAAACTGGCGACTCATTTTGGCTTCTGCTTCACCCCAACGACTTAAGATACTTAAAGACGCTGGTTTTGAGTGCACTACTTTCCCATCCAACTCATCGGAATCATTCAATGAAAACCTGACTCTTAATGAAAATTTAAGTGCCATATCGAGAGAAAAGATAATCACCATATTGCCTAAGTTAAGTATTCGAAAACAAAAGGGAATTTTAATTTTAGGAGCAGATACTGTTGTTGTGCTTCGAAAGAAAGTTTTCGGAAAGCCAGAAAATGAGGCCGATGCTCGACGTATGTTGAGTGCTCTAAGTGGCAAAACCCATGAAGTTAAGACAGCTTTTTCGATTTTTTGCCCTGACCAGACCAGAGGTGTGACGCGTGTGGTCACAAGTCTGGTGAAATTCCGCAGGCTTTCAGAAAAGGAAATCAAGTGCTACATTGAGTCCAAAGAACCCTTTGGCAAGGCTGGAAGCTATGCCATTCAAGGTAAAGCAAAAGAGTTTGTCAAATACGTCGATGGAGATTTTCTCAATGTTGTTGGCCTCCCCCTCGCCGAGTTCAAAAGTGAACTCAGAAGACAACGCTGGAATGTCCGCGTTAGAAAACAAAATAAAAAGAGTTCACGAAAAAATCGCTGA
- a CDS encoding type II secretion system F family protein, which translates to MILPNILLVLGILLIGLSVYLAVSAIVESLSTANNSPLTWASGDAPQKSKSGVIRLARPLVHRLVIPILSRYEMKTKKEKIKREIQAAGLSQELNENEYIGLQYFLGVFFPLLLTTLNLFFDLGYPWIAIVAFALFGFAYPYLYVKGIKDERRTQIVVDLPFVVDLLALSTEAGLDFIGSISKVVEKMTGGALAEELNQILRDLKLGSSRSEALNAMAWRLNMSEVSSFIAVLVTADAMGASIGGVLRQQSEQMRQERFTRAEKAGAQASQKIFIPLVIFILPAVLLMVFGPVIIQFMGN; encoded by the coding sequence ATGATTTTGCCCAATATTCTTTTAGTTTTAGGAATATTACTTATTGGCCTCTCAGTTTATCTGGCTGTGTCTGCCATTGTTGAAAGTTTAAGTACGGCCAATAATTCACCACTAACATGGGCTTCTGGTGATGCTCCTCAAAAATCAAAGTCAGGTGTTATTCGATTAGCGCGTCCGCTTGTTCATCGCTTAGTGATTCCGATTTTAAGTCGTTATGAAATGAAGACTAAAAAAGAAAAAATAAAAAGAGAGATACAAGCTGCAGGCCTTAGCCAAGAACTCAACGAAAATGAATACATTGGGCTTCAGTATTTTTTAGGAGTGTTTTTTCCGTTATTACTCACAACTTTAAATCTGTTTTTTGATTTAGGTTATCCATGGATTGCAATTGTTGCCTTTGCATTATTTGGCTTTGCCTACCCTTATCTTTATGTAAAAGGAATCAAAGACGAGAGACGCACGCAAATAGTTGTAGACCTTCCATTCGTTGTGGATCTCTTAGCACTTTCAACAGAAGCCGGTTTAGATTTCATCGGCTCTATTAGTAAAGTTGTTGAAAAAATGACTGGCGGCGCTTTAGCCGAAGAACTCAATCAAATACTTCGAGATTTAAAACTCGGTAGTTCACGCTCTGAAGCCCTTAACGCAATGGCGTGGCGCTTAAACATGAGCGAGGTATCTAGCTTCATCGCAGTTCTTGTAACAGCTGATGCGATGGGTGCAAGTATTGGTGGAGTATTAAGACAACAATCTGAACAAATGCGACAAGAGCGATTCACCCGTGCAGAAAAAGCAGGTGCACAAGCCTCTCAGAAAATATTTATTCCACTAGTTATTTTTATTTTACCCGCGGTGCTGCTCATGGTGTTTGGACCCGTCATCATCCAATTTATGGGGAATTGA
- the proC gene encoding pyrroline-5-carboxylate reductase: MSFRWGFVGCGNLAQAIIGGALKTDSLLATQVSATNRSQSKLKKFANATSINICVDNQKLLMKSDVIVLATKPQDLCSVLEEIAPFITSKHIVISLAAGVTANVLKKHLSSAKAIFRVMANTPAVIQKGLYGIYRVKGKDEDFKTVSRVFEKIGTIVTLKNDKEINAMTAGAASGTGFVLQFMQDFEKWFVKKGYPRSIARKVAVETFLGTSSLAQQRQEQSLEELRDAVTSKKGTTFAGLTSMKKSKVSPGIQKALQASYSRSFDIAKNLRPNRK, translated from the coding sequence ATGAGTTTTCGCTGGGGTTTTGTCGGTTGCGGAAATTTAGCACAAGCAATTATTGGCGGTGCACTTAAGACAGATTCACTTTTAGCCACTCAAGTTTCAGCTACAAATCGTTCTCAATCCAAATTAAAAAAATTTGCAAACGCTACAAGTATCAACATTTGCGTTGATAATCAAAAACTCTTAATGAAATCAGATGTCATTGTATTAGCAACAAAACCACAAGATCTTTGCAGCGTTTTAGAGGAAATTGCACCATTCATAACTAGTAAACACATTGTGATTTCACTTGCTGCGGGTGTGACAGCTAATGTTTTAAAAAAACATTTATCGTCGGCAAAAGCCATCTTTCGAGTGATGGCAAATACACCCGCTGTAATTCAAAAAGGTCTTTATGGAATATATCGAGTTAAAGGCAAAGATGAAGATTTTAAAACCGTAAGCCGTGTGTTTGAAAAAATAGGAACAATAGTTACGTTAAAAAATGATAAAGAAATAAATGCGATGACTGCAGGAGCTGCTTCGGGTACCGGTTTTGTTTTGCAGTTTATGCAAGATTTTGAAAAGTGGTTTGTCAAAAAAGGATACCCACGGTCTATTGCCAGAAAAGTTGCTGTTGAAACATTCTTAGGAACATCAAGTCTTGCCCAGCAGCGTCAAGAGCAAAGCCTTGAAGAACTCAGAGATGCAGTTACCAGCAAAAAAGGCACTACATTCGCTGGCCTAACGTCTATGAAAAAGTCAAAAGTAAGCCCAGGAATACAAAAAGCCCTCCAGGCCTCTTATTCTCGTAGTTTTGATATAGCTAAAAATTTGCGTCCGAATAGAAAATAG
- a CDS encoding FHA domain-containing protein, which yields MTALAQAKLPVNSITLTILSGPETGVAYKLVGQTISFGRAPDNDVVLQDSKASRNHAVIEQRNGQYWIRDLGSQNGIAVNGKILKESIMNFGDQIIIGDTNFAFGSPTTALMAAAPPQPVNSSMGWLPPPTKRVGKVQSANKNSSVFGVLLVIGVALFFVMQNKGTNRKAINLKDESTLQEAIENTIDSNEKRQKEIMQKGKDTQQYSEAQAFYQRGFREFRETNYSRAIQNFEASLALYPGHPLAKRYLEKSRLKLNESVTATLERGEKYFQIQRYANARNEYQTVIVLAGDTQSKSAQLAAKRLEAIKLIMMNSK from the coding sequence ATGACAGCATTAGCGCAAGCAAAGCTCCCCGTAAATTCCATCACATTGACTATTCTGAGTGGTCCAGAAACTGGAGTCGCGTACAAGCTTGTGGGCCAAACAATCTCTTTTGGTCGCGCCCCTGATAATGATGTTGTTTTACAAGACTCTAAAGCAAGTCGAAATCATGCAGTCATCGAACAACGTAATGGCCAGTATTGGATCAGAGATTTAGGAAGCCAAAATGGCATTGCCGTGAATGGTAAAATTCTCAAAGAAAGTATCATGAATTTCGGAGATCAAATCATCATTGGTGATACAAATTTTGCTTTCGGTTCTCCAACCACAGCGTTGATGGCTGCGGCTCCTCCACAACCGGTAAATTCGTCAATGGGTTGGTTGCCACCCCCAACAAAGCGAGTCGGAAAAGTTCAGAGTGCAAATAAAAATTCAAGCGTGTTTGGAGTTTTATTGGTTATTGGTGTTGCATTATTTTTTGTCATGCAAAACAAAGGAACAAATCGTAAAGCCATAAATCTCAAAGATGAATCAACCCTACAAGAAGCAATTGAAAATACTATTGATAGTAATGAAAAACGCCAAAAAGAGATCATGCAAAAAGGAAAAGACACACAACAATATTCTGAAGCCCAAGCGTTTTACCAAAGAGGGTTTAGAGAGTTTCGCGAAACAAACTACTCACGTGCTATACAAAATTTTGAGGCGTCATTAGCGCTGTATCCTGGCCACCCATTAGCAAAACGTTACCTTGAAAAATCACGATTAAAACTCAATGAGTCAGTAACAGCCACACTAGAGCGTGGAGAAAAATACTTTCAAATTCAACGCTATGCAAATGCAAGAAATGAATATCAAACCGTTATTGTACTGGCCGGTGATACACAAAGTAAAAGTGCCCAGTTAGCAGCGAAGCGGTTAGAGGCGATTAAACTTATTATGATGAATAGTAAATAA
- a CDS encoding 2OG-Fe(II) oxygenase encodes MMFKIIADQIEASGFSVCPDFLTAEELSEVCLDLDAQREAGRFHFAGVGHGVAHMVDQEIRRDEICWLDRVIANKVQLAFWKSTDLLKDVCNGSPLYLGLDEFDAHYAIFPKGGFYKRHKDTSRNNKERVVTFILYLNRKWKIEDGGSLRIFVDPLNPDSYIQVDPIGGTMVCFLSDEFEHEVCTSYADRFSISGWFKASTKSKSW; translated from the coding sequence ATGATGTTTAAAATAATCGCTGATCAAATCGAAGCTTCCGGGTTTTCTGTTTGCCCTGATTTTCTAACAGCAGAGGAACTCAGCGAGGTGTGCTTGGATCTTGATGCTCAAAGAGAGGCAGGGAGATTTCATTTCGCCGGCGTGGGCCATGGTGTGGCCCATATGGTAGATCAAGAAATTCGTCGAGATGAGATTTGTTGGCTCGATAGAGTGATAGCAAACAAGGTGCAATTAGCATTTTGGAAAAGTACGGATCTTTTAAAAGATGTTTGTAACGGATCACCTCTGTATTTAGGTTTGGATGAATTTGATGCTCACTATGCTATTTTTCCAAAAGGCGGTTTTTATAAAAGACATAAAGACACCTCTCGGAATAACAAAGAAAGAGTAGTGACCTTTATTCTTTATCTTAATCGAAAATGGAAAATAGAAGATGGCGGTAGTTTAAGAATATTTGTCGATCCATTGAATCCTGATTCTTACATTCAGGTTGACCCTATCGGCGGCACGATGGTTTGTTTTTTGAGCGATGAGTTTGAGCATGAAGTCTGCACAAGTTACGCCGATCGTTTCAGTATATCCGGGTGGTTTAAGGCCAGCACGAAAAGTAAATCCTGGTAA
- a CDS encoding YggS family pyridoxal phosphate-dependent enzyme, with protein sequence MSALENKIKRVHEKIAEAFARSKYKTEPVTLIAVSKKQPADTVINAASLGQVDFGENYVQEASKKMDKVAAVLAQTKIQWHLIGALQTNKSKHVVGKFTTIQSVDRIELAKALNVRAHDFGVTQEIMIQVKLGDEPTKGGVLPAQGAELIKKIAQLENLKIEGLMAIPPIEAEAEASRKFFIQLRELKEQWASLVPQTSGSFKHLSMGTTHDFEVAIEEGSTMVRVGTALFGSREHLES encoded by the coding sequence ATGTCCGCGTTAGAAAACAAAATAAAAAGAGTTCACGAAAAAATCGCTGAGGCGTTTGCTCGTTCTAAATATAAAACTGAGCCCGTTACACTGATAGCCGTTTCAAAAAAACAACCTGCTGATACTGTTATAAATGCCGCAAGTTTGGGGCAAGTTGATTTTGGTGAAAACTATGTTCAAGAAGCTAGTAAAAAAATGGATAAAGTTGCGGCCGTTCTTGCGCAAACAAAAATTCAATGGCATCTCATCGGCGCATTACAAACAAATAAATCCAAGCACGTCGTCGGTAAATTCACCACAATTCAATCTGTTGATCGTATAGAACTTGCTAAAGCACTAAATGTGCGAGCCCATGATTTTGGTGTCACACAAGAAATTATGATTCAAGTGAAGCTTGGTGACGAACCCACAAAAGGCGGAGTTTTACCTGCTCAGGGTGCTGAGTTAATTAAAAAAATCGCACAGCTTGAAAACTTAAAAATTGAAGGCCTGATGGCAATTCCTCCTATCGAAGCTGAAGCTGAAGCTTCCAGAAAGTTTTTTATTCAGTTGCGCGAACTTAAAGAGCAATGGGCAAGTCTTGTTCCTCAAACAAGTGGCTCATTTAAACATTTGAGCATGGGCACAACTCACGATTTTGAAGTTGCGATTGAAGAAGGTTCGACAATGGTCAGAGTAGGGACTGCCTTATTTGGTTCGAGAGAGCATCTTGAGTCATGA
- a CDS encoding FHA domain-containing protein — MAKLNVFLNGTLQFSKDLDTDQEYVLGRGSQCDICLDHAEVSRQHAKLKFDGNNWNIEVLSRFGRLMVNGHPIESVSLTSGAQFTISPFEFKFDDKEVVDKTIRVEIPAQDPVSDDKTSLQQIAVKSVLLRLDGQGEPVEEITLGSGIIDAGRSRSCSIKIEDEKASRRQFTLTNNGTTFVLEDLDSPNGTFVNGIKVKTHALQSGDEIKIGKEIFRFELMNPEFENLPTTIGEPEDVPAKAPAMNQVSMGMDKTEVAVIKISPQYSPAAWNQNDVQNYSDHINEPVMSQKSALKNKNTRIKVIALVLIIGCIYVLTTNEEQPKPAPRTPAGQAAPASESANIQKLSPEQKRFLEDTYNLAMSLYTTGKYDLAALEINKIFQITPTYKDSKNIQALCQQALEIKKQQDEAERRKKDQEELQAKVSSVLDGCEKILSAKKYGQVESCVSQISDMDPENSRAQNLSMTARQAIEQMENSKDEQASRARRKSSALRTFENAKKAFNEKRYPAAINNFEQVANISFSDSDDIKQKAKTGIKVAKERMLEMSNHLMHEGKAALETKDYKNAISKLVKALALSPDNGDARLYFEKAERESHLELKNLYAEAVIEENLGNIESAKKKWRIILESGLVNDSYYPKAKSKLGKYER; from the coding sequence ATGGCAAAACTTAATGTGTTCCTAAATGGAACGTTACAATTTAGCAAAGACTTAGATACTGACCAAGAATACGTCTTAGGCAGAGGGAGTCAGTGTGATATTTGCTTGGATCACGCTGAAGTTTCACGTCAGCATGCTAAATTAAAATTTGATGGTAATAACTGGAATATAGAAGTGCTATCGCGTTTTGGCCGATTAATGGTGAATGGCCATCCAATTGAAAGTGTCAGCCTCACTTCAGGTGCACAATTTACTATTTCACCATTTGAATTTAAATTTGATGACAAAGAAGTTGTAGATAAAACAATACGCGTAGAAATACCCGCCCAAGATCCAGTTAGCGATGATAAAACGAGCTTACAGCAAATAGCCGTGAAGTCAGTTTTATTGCGACTTGATGGTCAAGGTGAACCCGTCGAAGAAATCACCTTAGGGAGCGGAATTATTGATGCTGGTCGCAGTCGAAGTTGCTCAATCAAGATTGAAGATGAAAAAGCAAGTCGTCGTCAATTCACTCTCACAAACAATGGAACAACTTTTGTTTTAGAAGACCTTGATAGTCCCAATGGAACCTTCGTCAATGGCATTAAAGTTAAAACACATGCACTCCAAAGTGGAGACGAAATTAAAATTGGCAAAGAAATATTTCGCTTCGAACTTATGAATCCTGAATTTGAAAATCTTCCGACCACTATCGGAGAGCCCGAGGATGTGCCTGCAAAAGCACCCGCTATGAACCAGGTTTCAATGGGCATGGATAAAACTGAAGTAGCTGTTATAAAAATCTCACCCCAATATAGCCCTGCCGCCTGGAACCAAAACGACGTGCAGAATTACTCAGACCATATTAATGAACCCGTAATGTCACAAAAAAGTGCACTGAAGAATAAAAATACTCGTATAAAAGTTATTGCGTTGGTTTTAATTATTGGGTGCATTTATGTTTTAACTACAAATGAAGAACAACCAAAGCCCGCACCAAGAACCCCCGCTGGCCAAGCTGCCCCCGCATCTGAATCAGCTAATATTCAAAAACTTTCTCCTGAGCAAAAGAGATTTTTGGAAGACACATATAATTTAGCGATGAGCCTGTACACCACCGGGAAATATGACTTAGCAGCACTTGAGATCAATAAGATATTTCAGATTACACCTACTTATAAAGATTCAAAGAATATTCAAGCACTCTGCCAACAGGCATTGGAAATTAAAAAACAACAAGATGAGGCTGAGCGCAGAAAAAAAGATCAAGAGGAGTTACAAGCTAAAGTTTCAAGCGTTCTTGATGGGTGTGAGAAAATACTCAGTGCAAAAAAATATGGGCAAGTTGAGAGCTGTGTAAGCCAAATCTCTGATATGGATCCTGAGAATTCACGGGCTCAAAACCTTAGTATGACGGCTCGACAAGCCATAGAACAAATGGAAAACAGCAAAGACGAACAAGCCTCGCGAGCACGACGAAAAAGCTCAGCTCTCAGAACTTTTGAAAATGCCAAAAAAGCGTTTAATGAAAAACGTTATCCTGCCGCTATTAATAATTTTGAGCAAGTTGCAAACATCTCATTCAGTGACAGCGACGATATAAAGCAAAAAGCTAAGACAGGCATCAAAGTGGCAAAAGAGCGCATGCTTGAAATGAGCAATCATCTTATGCATGAGGGCAAAGCAGCACTTGAAACAAAAGATTATAAAAATGCTATTTCAAAACTAGTTAAAGCTCTCGCACTTTCTCCTGATAACGGTGATGCACGACTTTACTTTGAAAAGGCGGAACGCGAATCACACTTAGAGTTAAAAAATCTCTATGCCGAAGCCGTCATCGAAGAGAATCTCGGGAATATAGAATCTGCCAAAAAGAAATGGCGCATTATTCTTGAATCAGGATTGGTTAATGATTCTTATTATCCAAAAGCAAAAAGTAAGCTTGGAAAATATGAGAGATGA
- a CDS encoding FHA domain-containing protein, whose protein sequence is MLKLKVIKGSQLGQSFQLKTGENIVGRVPTCDVVLAATGVSKQHAKIEVQDDKCVLTDLGSSNGTFVNGAKIKNKIIKIGDRIAFHEVIVELASSTQSIRNQIHTSLPTQPWGSSTAYQQDPMQLQQQMPHQLQDPNVAPLSLAGQAPAEQQIADPKNFVDIFMTYVHKVILPGVYKINEVYSTKTILACFIGVFVILVTMLATIPMAQLTKDGVQKEAQRRALTIARQLAGVSERAMAAGSESSIRTDFAEAEDGVSMALVVSREDGHIIAPLTKAQSYSSDEFVARARKHDEIYVDQINGSTIGVSVPIKLFLPEAGQQITVAYAQIVYKMNSLDYSSTIALFARILIIASILGGILYFVLYQVLVEPIRQVTTQMDQALRGEISTLTTKYDFDVFKKFLDYVNSAITRMGENDQNKKQPIVIDRATEASNFVRIVSDPAFALDANCIFLQVNTAFEEKTSMRLLTLQGQGLEALQDQALKLNLEDLVAQARNQPGSIISSQLEISGILHEIDVQATAEGDGIGYIIGTIKIQGGST, encoded by the coding sequence GTGTTGAAGCTTAAAGTAATAAAAGGCTCACAATTAGGCCAAAGCTTCCAACTCAAAACTGGCGAGAATATCGTTGGCCGTGTACCAACATGTGATGTCGTACTCGCTGCCACTGGAGTGAGTAAACAACATGCTAAAATTGAAGTGCAAGATGATAAGTGCGTCTTAACTGATCTTGGTTCAAGTAACGGAACATTCGTTAATGGTGCGAAAATAAAAAATAAGATCATCAAGATAGGTGATCGTATTGCATTTCATGAAGTTATTGTGGAATTAGCCTCGTCAACTCAAAGTATCAGAAACCAAATTCACACTAGCCTCCCTACACAACCTTGGGGTAGTAGTACGGCTTATCAACAAGATCCCATGCAACTACAACAACAAATGCCTCACCAGCTGCAAGACCCAAATGTTGCGCCACTTTCTTTGGCAGGGCAAGCTCCAGCGGAACAACAAATTGCGGACCCCAAAAATTTTGTGGATATTTTTATGACATATGTTCACAAAGTAATTTTACCTGGGGTTTACAAAATTAATGAAGTTTACTCAACCAAGACAATACTCGCATGTTTCATTGGGGTGTTTGTAATTCTTGTGACAATGCTGGCCACTATTCCTATGGCCCAATTAACTAAAGACGGTGTTCAAAAAGAAGCTCAGCGCCGAGCACTCACTATTGCACGACAATTAGCTGGAGTATCAGAACGCGCTATGGCAGCAGGAAGCGAATCTTCAATTCGCACTGATTTCGCTGAGGCCGAAGATGGCGTGAGCATGGCGTTGGTAGTTTCTCGTGAAGATGGTCACATCATTGCACCCTTGACCAAAGCACAATCTTATTCATCAGATGAATTTGTCGCACGTGCACGCAAGCATGATGAGATCTATGTAGACCAAATCAATGGCTCAACAATTGGTGTGAGTGTTCCCATAAAACTTTTTTTACCAGAAGCTGGCCAACAAATCACTGTCGCTTATGCACAAATAGTTTATAAGATGAATAGCCTTGATTACAGTTCGACCATCGCACTTTTTGCACGCATCTTGATTATCGCTTCTATCTTAGGTGGCATTCTTTATTTTGTACTCTATCAAGTACTTGTTGAACCAATCAGACAAGTCACCACACAAATGGATCAAGCACTCCGCGGAGAGATAAGCACTCTTACAACAAAATATGATTTTGATGTTTTCAAAAAGTTTCTCGATTACGTTAACAGTGCAATCACACGCATGGGTGAAAATGATCAGAACAAAAAACAACCAATAGTAATAGACCGTGCAACTGAGGCTAGTAATTTTGTGCGCATCGTGAGTGACCCCGCATTTGCACTTGATGCTAACTGCATTTTTTTACAAGTGAATACAGCTTTTGAAGAAAAAACAAGTATGAGACTTCTAACTCTTCAAGGTCAAGGTCTTGAGGCACTTCAAGATCAAGCGCTTAAACTTAATCTTGAAGATCTTGTTGCCCAAGCTCGCAATCAACCAGGTTCAATCATCAGTAGTCAGCTCGAAATTTCAGGAATCCTACATGAAATAGACGTTCAAGCGACTGCAGAAGGTGATGGAATCGGCTACATCATTGGTACAATTAAAATTCAAGGAGGGAGCACATGA